A window of Stenotrophomonas indicatrix genomic DNA:
CTGGGCCTAAGGCGCAGCATTTTACGCGTCAAACGCCCAGCTTGCAAAGATTGTGTTATTCCCCGGCAAAATCCGCTGCTGGCACGCGCCCGACGAGCCGGGTCCAGGCGCCTTCCCGGCCCGGCGCCTGTACCGCGCTGCGGACCTGCTGCAGAAACGGCGCACGCGGCAGGTGCTCGGCGCCCATGCGCAGCAGATGCGGATTTTCCACCTGCGCATCGATCAGTGGCCAACCCCAGCCGTGAAGCGTGCGTGCCAGTGCGGCCAGCGCCACCTTGGAGCCGCCACTTTCGCCACTGAACATGCTTTCACCAAAGAACATCGTGCCGATGGCCACACCATAGATGCCGCCAACCAGCGTCTGCCGATCCCATACCTCGAAGGAATGTGCGAAACCCAGGTCGTGCAGCTGGCTGTAGGCATCCACCATCGCCGGGCTGATCCAGGTGCCGTCCTGGCCGGGGCGGGGCGCGCTGGCGCAGGCGCGCATCACCTGGCTGAAGGCGGTATCGGCGGTCACTTCCCAGCAGTTGCCGCGCAGCTGCCGGCGGAACCTGCTGCTCAGGTGCACGCCGTCGGTACGGAACACCATGCGCGGGTCCGGCGACCACCACAGGATCGGCTCGCCTTCACTGAACCACGGAAAGATGCCGCCGGCATAGGCATTGAGCAGGCGCAGCGGGTGCAGGTCGCCGCCCACCGCAAGCAGGCCATCGGGTTGGCGCAGCGCTGTCTCTGCCGGCGGGAAGGGGGCATCCGGCGCATCGGCCAGGCGCCAGGGCAACTGACGGGTCATGCCGGCATTGTATTCGTCGTGACGATGCGCGATGTCTGGCACCATCACGCACTACCGGCAAGGAGCCCCGCATGAGCGATCCGATCACCGCCATCCTCGATGCGCACGATGCGCCGCGCACACGCAATGACAGCCTGGCCATGCTGTTGGCTCTGGCCAGCGAAGACCGCCCCCAGCTTGGCTCGCTTCTGCTGCAGGCGCTGGATCGCCGCTCGCCCAGCTCCACCTTCCTCGACACGGCCTTGGATCTGCTGCCGGACGAGGCTGTCGCCCCGGTCTGTATTGACGCTTGGCGGCGCTATCGTGACGGCGAGCGTGGCGAGCTGCTGACCAGCGTGCTGGAGTTTGCCAGCTACCAGGCGCCGCACACGCTGCAGGACGATTGGGAGGCGCTGCTGGAGGTCGCCATCGAGGATCACATCCAGCTGGCCTCGCAGGTCTGGCAGGCATTGCCGCCGTCGGTTGCGACTGACTGGGCGCATCGGTTGACCGAGGCAGACGACGATCGCGAACTGGAGCGGGCCAAGGCAGTGCTGCTGACCACCCAGCCGGAGACCCACGCCGCCGCCCGTGGCTACCTGGCCGACTGGAGCGACCTGGATGCCGAGGTCTGGGCGCACTGGGCGGGCCTGGCCGATGGCCCGCGTCTGCGCCATCTGCATGGCCGGCAACCGCTGCACCTGCGTTTCGGGCGCGAACAGCGCCGCGTGCAGGTGGCCGAAGAGCCTGCCTGGCGCAAGCGGATCTGGCGTCTGCACCCCACCTGGAATAGCGGCCAGGTGCGTCACGCCGGGCGCATGGGCGGGCTGCTCGATGCGTTGTGCGGCAGCTGTCATGCGCCGCTGCGGCGTCTGCTGCAGACCGATGCTGCGGCGCTGCAGCCGGACGCGGAGGGTGAGGTCACGCTCGGGCTGTGCCTGGACTGCTGTGGCTGGGAAGACCCACCCGTGCGTTTCTATCGGCACGATGCACAAGGCATGCCGCGCTGCCACCCCAGCCAGCATTGCCAGGTGCCGATCAATCCCACCGACAGCGGCGACCTGCTGCAGGCCGAGGTGGGTCTTGCCGCGATGGACAGCCATCGCTGGCAGCAGCAGGACTGGGGCCAGTCCAATCACCGGCAGAACCTGTCGCGGGTGGGTGGCGCACCGAGCTGGGTGCAGAGCGCGCACTACCCGGCGTGCATCGATTGCGGCGAGCAGATGCCTTTCGTGATGCAGCTGGACTCAACGTTGCCGACCACCAATGAAGGCATGTTGCTGTGGGGTAGTGGCGGCATGCTGTACAGCTTCTGGTGCGCGAAGTGCCGGGTGAGCGGGCACTTCTGGCAGTGCACCTGAGCGCAGCATCCCCGCCATTGCCGTGGTAGGTGCCAACCTTGGTTGGCACGCTTCTCCGGCGCTACGGTTCCGCGCGGAACGGGCCATGACCCTGCAGCTCCTGCTGGTAGCGCCGCACATCGCGTCGCTCCTGTCGGCACCAGTCGCGCAGTGCCTCGGCAAACTCCGCATCGGCCACCCAGTGCCGGCTGCGCACGATGGTGGGCAGGAAGCCGCGTGCCAGCTTGTGCTCGCCCTGCGCACCCGGCTCGAAGCGGGCCACGCCCTCGCGCAGGCAGTACTCGATGCCCTGGTAGTAGCAGGCCTCGAAGTGCAGGCCGGGCAGGGTGGCACCGCCCCAGTAGCGGCCGTACAGCGTGTCGCCACCGCGCAGGCACAACGCGCCGGCAATCGGTTCGCCGTCCTGTTCGGCCAGGAACAGCACCAGCCCGCGCCCCAGTGAAACCGCCAGATGGCGCAGGAACGCTTCGGTCAGCGCTGGCGCGTTGCCGTATTCCAGGAACGTCTGGAGGTAGAAGCGGTACATCGCCTGCAGATCGGCGCGGGTGGCCTCATCGCCATGCACCACCCGGAAGCTGATGCCCTGGCGGCCGACCTTGGCGCGCTCCTGGCGGATGTTCTTGCGGTGTTTGTGGTCCATCGCGCCCAGGAACGCTTCGAACGTCACCCAGTCACCCGGGTTCTGCCACTGGAACTGGATGTCCTCGCGCAGCAGCCAGTCGTCATCGAAGACTGTTTCGTCAGCCGCTGTGTGGAAGTTGATGTGTGCTGATGACACATCCAGCGCGGGCAACTGTTCGCGCAGTGCCGTCAGCAGGGCGGTGCGCTGCGCATCGTCGCGGGCCAGCAGGCGCGGGCCGGTCACCGGCGAGTACGGCACCGCGCCGAGCCACTTCGGGTAGTAGTCGCGCCCGTGCCGCGCATAGGCATTGGCCCAGGCGTGGTCGAACACGAACTCACCGTGGGAATTGGTCTTCAGGTAGCCGGGAATGGCGCCGACCAGGGCATCACCGTCCCAGAGGGTGAAGTGCCGCGGCTGCCAGCCCCAGTCCTCGCGCAGGCAGCCGTAGGTTTCCAGGCCGGACAGGAAGGCGTGGCTGACGAATGGATTGCGGCCATCGTGCAGGGCATCCCAGGCGGTGGCGGGAACGGACTGCAGGGAGTCGAGGAAGCGGGCGGTGGGCATGGTTGGCAAGGATAGGGCAGGTGGATCACGAACGGTGTTGGCGGGGCTGGGTTGGTTTGTTCTGGTTGGGGATGAGGGAAGTTTGAAATGTCCATCGGTGTGCGCCTGGTGCGGAATCGCTGGCGCACGGCTGGGCAGGGTGGCGGGGCGCCGCATGAGCGGCGTGTATCCCACCACATGGAGAAATCAATAATGAAGGGACTGAAGCTTGGGTCTACTGTGGTCGCGTGTAGCTTGTTCTTCGCGTCACCTGTGTTCGCTTCTGAAACTCAGTCAACGAAAGTGGTTGAGGATCCGGGTGTGTACGCGGAGGTGATCGCGCTGCTGGAACGTGAAGCCGCGAGCCAGCTGACGCGTCATCTGCAGGAGAGGGGTGAGCTGCGACAAGTCAGCGTGAGCATCCGACTTGATATGAAGACAAGATCAATGAAGATCAGCTTCGGTCCTGGATACCTTCCCGGGCCCGAAGGTAGTTATGACGAGCTCTTCCTGATTCCGATGGCGTCCACATTGAGGTTCTACGCTGAAAAGTCGGGGCTGGATGTGAACGACATTGATTTCCTCTTTGATGGGAAAGCCCTTGAGGAGTATTACCCCGAAGATCTGGCCGTTCCGCCGCAGGTACGGGCGAAGTCCACGCACACCTCAGCTCTGATCTCGGCAAGTCATGGCTATATCAGCCTCCATCCAAGCAGAGAGTGGAAATTCCAGCGACCGGCGCCTCTCGGCGTCCAGGAGGACACGCTGAGTCCGGCATATGGCGACGAACTGCAAGGGTTGATCGAACAGCGTAGCGGTTTGACGGTACACCGGGCACGGAGTCGCTCGACGGAACTCCATCCGGAATCCGGAAAGCCATGGGAGCACATGTCATCCCGCTACCATCTAAAGGCGCTTTTTCCCGAGCGCACCGACATGTGGAATGAATATCCGAACAGCCCAGAGTCTGCTCGCGAAAAGGACGAGGACATAAGGGCTCGCCCCAACTACGCCAATCATCTGGGGGTGGACGTGATGCTGAGCCTGCACACCAATGGCAGCGATTCAGCCAGTGTGCGTGGTGCCGAGGTCTACTATCACCGGGAAAAACCGCAGGATAAGCCCTTGGCGGACAGCATCCTGTGCGGCATGAGAGAGGTGATCCATGCGCAGCCCGGGTACGAGAGTTTTCCAGTTCGAGCCGAATCGGTTGCTGAAGGCCACGGTGAGAACCGCATTGGCACGATGCCGTCGGTGATCGTCGAGACGGCCTATCACTCCAATCCGGAGGATGTTGCCGCACTGCAGGACCCGGTCTTCCGGTCTGCTGCCATGAAGGGTGTTGAGAAGGGCTATCGCTTGTGGGCTACCGGAAAGTCCTGCGAGCCACTGACGTTGGCGCCCATCGCAGATGTTGAGATTCCCACACAGTCAGCCAGGGAGATCGAGCTTGGCTATCAGGGCAACCC
This region includes:
- a CDS encoding GNAT family N-acetyltransferase, which codes for MPTARFLDSLQSVPATAWDALHDGRNPFVSHAFLSGLETYGCLREDWGWQPRHFTLWDGDALVGAIPGYLKTNSHGEFVFDHAWANAYARHGRDYYPKWLGAVPYSPVTGPRLLARDDAQRTALLTALREQLPALDVSSAHINFHTAADETVFDDDWLLREDIQFQWQNPGDWVTFEAFLGAMDHKHRKNIRQERAKVGRQGISFRVVHGDEATRADLQAMYRFYLQTFLEYGNAPALTEAFLRHLAVSLGRGLVLFLAEQDGEPIAGALCLRGGDTLYGRYWGGATLPGLHFEACYYQGIEYCLREGVARFEPGAQGEHKLARGFLPTIVRSRHWVADAEFAEALRDWCRQERRDVRRYQQELQGHGPFRAEP
- a CDS encoding N-acetylmuramoyl-L-alanine amidase family protein; translation: MSIGVRLVRNRWRTAGQGGGAPHERRVSHHMEKSIMKGLKLGSTVVACSLFFASPVFASETQSTKVVEDPGVYAEVIALLEREAASQLTRHLQERGELRQVSVSIRLDMKTRSMKISFGPGYLPGPEGSYDELFLIPMASTLRFYAEKSGLDVNDIDFLFDGKALEEYYPEDLAVPPQVRAKSTHTSALISASHGYISLHPSREWKFQRPAPLGVQEDTLSPAYGDELQGLIEQRSGLTVHRARSRSTELHPESGKPWEHMSSRYHLKALFPERTDMWNEYPNSPESAREKDEDIRARPNYANHLGVDVMLSLHTNGSDSASVRGAEVYYHREKPQDKPLADSILCGMREVIHAQPGYESFPVRAESVAEGHGENRIGTMPSVIVETAYHSNPEDVAALQDPVFRSAAMKGVEKGYRLWATGKSCEPLTLAPIADVEIPTQSAREIELGYQGNPQYPVTIEFTSASCSKPGACTPTRTLFEDPTKPIRAELTCKGSNPGVARWSVVLRDADGVATPPVVFQHACVQV
- the aat gene encoding leucyl/phenylalanyl-tRNA--protein transferase — protein: MTRQLPWRLADAPDAPFPPAETALRQPDGLLAVGGDLHPLRLLNAYAGGIFPWFSEGEPILWWSPDPRMVFRTDGVHLSSRFRRQLRGNCWEVTADTAFSQVMRACASAPRPGQDGTWISPAMVDAYSQLHDLGFAHSFEVWDRQTLVGGIYGVAIGTMFFGESMFSGESGGSKVALAALARTLHGWGWPLIDAQVENPHLLRMGAEHLPRAPFLQQVRSAVQAPGREGAWTRLVGRVPAADFAGE